The DNA segment gcccaaactggggcaaactggtagaaatccaccactgctgcaatggttgtaagagtGGAGACcaactgtaagtcactttttttcagtgccgtcgtaagttcagacagtcactaaacaaatggttgtaagtcaaggactacccatatattTCTGATACTGTGAGTAGCATAGAGTCATAATGACACTGAAATCCTTACCATCCACAAAATTGATgggtttttgcttgtttgttttttgtgtcttcaagtcagtcttgactcctggaaaCTTCCTGGactaattcatttattttatttatttatttatttattttgtcataacaatatatgtaggtatcatacaaaaagattatataatatataaacacatatatgagtaaatataaggaggtataagcatatatgtatataggaagaagaaaagaaaaaacaacaggacaggaacggtaggcacgtttgtgtgcttatggacgccccttatggtcctcttaggaatggggtgaggtcaatagtagagagtttttggttaaagcttttaggattatgggaagagaccacatagtcaggtaaagtattccaagcactgatgattctgttacagaagtcatattttctgcaatctagattaaagcggtttacattaagtttaaatctattggttgttctagtattattgcaattgaagctgaagtagtctttaacaggaaggacattacaatagatgattctgtgagttaaacttaggtcttgtcgaaggcgatggagttccaagttttctaagcttaggatttcaagtctggtggggtaaggtattttgttgttttcagaggaatggagaactcttcttgtaaaatatttctggacatgttcaattgtattgatgtcagagatgtggtgagggttccgaacaggcgagctgtattctagaattggtctagcaaatgttttatatgctctggttagtagtgtggtgtttttggaaaagaagctatgcaagattaggtttacaactcttagagctttttttgctatgtagttgccgtgggctttggcacttagatcatttgacatgaaaactccaaggtctttgacgggatgggggtcatctgtaagggaatgtccatctagtatgtacttagtgtttgggttcttttttcctatatgtaagactgagcatttgctggttgagatttggagttgccaagttttaggccaagcggttagatgatcaaggtctttttgaatgatagatgcattgtctgtggtgttaaatagtttgacatcgtcagcaaagagaacacaattacttgagatatggtcacaaagatcattaatgtatagtatgaagagtgttggtccaaggacgctgccttgaggaacgccactcttgacaggaacaggatttgatagagcattgccagttttgaccacttgttgtctgttagacagaaaagcagatatccatttgtgaaggggtcctgagatgccataggattttagttttaggagaagtttatcgtgtactactgagtcaaaagctttgcagaagtctatgtagattgcatctattgttttgccttgatcaagatttgtaatccatatgtttttacagtggagaagttgtaagttacatgataattttttccggaaaccaaattgtttattggagagtaggttgttagtttctaagtatcttggcaaggttttttggcAGTGGTTCGCCATTGCCTGCTAGGGTTGAAAGAAAGTGACTttctgcctaaagtgggattagagccCACAGTCTCTTGATTttcagcttgatgccttaacccctGTACCAAATGGCTATCTCTAGAGTTgtttaatcagcctttaaaataatCAAACCTGGCAGCTATCATTTCATCTTATGGCATAATTAATGTGTATGAAAACTTTCTCCTGTTATATTAGCAATATTCTACtacaaagagagaaaaatgaggtCTTCCTGTCCATTTATTCCACATCATGCATAATCTTACATACCCATACACATAAGACcaattcatgtgtccatgtctttcTAAGTTACAAAGCTCCGtatatatgtacgtatgtatgtatgtatatttgtatttttgtatgtATGTTGTACAAAATTATGAAGACTTATGGGGGATGAAGTGGATAATATATCTTTATGTACCATGACTGATAGCTAGTGTCATCCAATTTGCAAACCAACCAGCCCACTATTGAAAACAATTATTGGGATAACAGGATAGAATCAAAATACTGCAGAAAGACGAAGTTTGGGAATAGGCATTTAATGTAATATATGTTCAGTTGAACTAAGGGGATACAAGTACAATGGGCAATGGATGATACCAGAAGAATCCTGGAAATAGCTTcagcaaagagaaagaagatgCAACAACTGCAAGGAAGTCCTTGGgggaaaaatagagaaagatGGACGTTGCCATGGGAACTAGAAAGGATGTGTTCCAGGAGCGAAAAGACTATAGGGAAAAATGAAATGGTAGGCTCTAACAAGGAATGAGAAATGAAAAGTAGAGCAAAGTATGTAACAGCAGCTTTGACTAAATGGCGTCAAGTATTGATTGTTCTTTTCTGAACCTAAATTGTAGAAGGCACTGGCCCCATTTTCCTGCACTGTGGCTTACTTTTCCTTTCATCTGGATATCCTACATTCAGAAAGTATTTCTCCCATGCCCTGTGGAACCTATTTGATTTCTGCTGCCTTTTGATTGTTACAAGTGAATGGTTTTTGTTATTTCTCTTGACTGTGTAGGTCATGAGCTTCTGTAGTTCAAACGTGGTTCCAATTGCCTAAGCATAGTCATATAATTCTTTTTATAAATATACTATCAATGCACATGACCTTGAGAATACAGTAGAAGCAAAAGTCATATCCATGTCCTAGGGAAGATGTGCTCAAGATGCAAGAAGGGGAAAAATAGGATGGgtgtcagccagtggtgggttgttcccggttctgtctggttctatagaaccggtagtaaaagcggcgggaggctccatccacctgcccagatgtcataattgacaatctgcacatgcgtagaagcgCACGCTCCcatggcaaactggtagtaaaggtaagtagaacccgccCCTGGTGTCAGCCctagaggccatctttttctttggctcttcagggctgccacacttagtgctgtgggaaaacgGGAGGTGGGGGTTGCATGGAGTTGGTGGAGATATATAGCCATAGCAACATTCCTATCTCTGGgaatcaaggacgttcagcctgtaCCAGGAGAGGCGTGACTGGGGgaaacatctccagttgggatagtggattgattggaccatgtgatggacctaTGGGTACAGgagaagggactttgactttcctttagGTGGAGAAAACCCGGGGCTTTCAGATTCggcttttcccagatgtgccaatatgacatctctaataaaatggaactttgaggaactgatGGCCTTGAAGTCTTcattggttgggggtgttacttggaaccctgacaatgggAGAGTCAGAAAAAGGATGAAAGTCAACTGCAGTCATTCCAACTTGGTGCTTTCTGGTTGTAGCCATTATTTCCAACTaggaattgttaagtgaaatggTCAGGAAAAAAGCAAGGGAAAATCTGAATGACAGAAAATTCAAAGGTGGCCAGAATCATGCCACATATAGGACGCTAGAAGATTGTCTAAGGAAGGATCTTCTTAGCAGCATTGAAAAACCCTGCCTTCAGGATGATGTGATAGTACATGCGTATGAGCCAGACTGGTACAGATGCTCAAGATACTAGGCTAGAAAGCGGGAAACCAAAAGGTCTATTCCTACCTTATCTATGAAAGTGAACTAAGTGGCCTTGGTTAGGCCAATCACGCTCTTTCAGCTCAATCCACctgacagggctgttgttgtggagaaaattggAGGAAGGGATgtcggatatgtttgctgccctcatttatttgtaaaataaaggcaggataaaaataaataaatacaatgtgaAGTGTTTATAAGACCTTGGTAAGATGcacttggaataatgcatccaattctggtcattataatataaaaaagatgttgagactctggaaagaatacaaagaagagtaacaaaaatgattaggggactgaagatgAAGAACAGTTTCACGCATTgggtagacttttgtctcaatatacgcccttacaataatctccataataatggtataccaaactacaatttcaaaaaagccaactatgatcttatagacacagtcttctcatctcttgactggcaaattctattctctaactgtatcactgctgaagaccactatagcgttttcctacttgaagtcaaaagagtcattaaactatatgtaccacaaaccaccaccaaaatcaggaaaaacaaattacccatttcaataaaaaagctccaattcaaaaaaaatccctctggcaaaaaaacaaaactggctgtgtagccaactttaaaaaccgctacaaaaatatatgccaccaaataaagactgaatgcaccaattaccacatcaaacaagaagaccttctgcgcacaaaatccaatcgcactttctataattttgtaaacaacaaacttaaagactcgagatccatcccacccctaaaaggatctaacggtaaagaatgtaatgatgaaacagttaaagcaaacctctttaacactttcttcggctcagtttttgttaacaatgatggctcatacccaaaattccccagtcgtaccaacaatgattacaacgatctaacacaaatagatttcacagaagataatgttgaaaaggccctttgtAGACTGaaatcatctctatctattggacctgatggtctatgtgcatacttcttaaaaaagctttccactgttatagcaaaacccctaagcataatctttgaaaaatctttcaggaccagctctcttcccaaactatggtcactagccacggtcatccctatcttcaaaaaaggagatcccagcctagttgaaaattacagaccaatttctttatgctgcgtcacctgcaaggtaattgaatcaatcatcaaccaatccatcaccctccaccttgaaacaaacaacctactctcaaataaagaatttggtttcagaaaaaaaatatcctgtaatttacaacttcttcactgcaaaaacatatggactacaaatcttgatcagggcaaagcaatagatgcaatttacatagatttctgtaaagctttcgactcagtaatacatgataaactttttctaaaactaaaaacctatggcatctccggtCCCCTCCATAATtgaataacagcgttcctgtcaaacagacaacaagtggtcaaaataggcagtgccctatcaaatcccgctcctgtcaatagcagtgtcccccaaggcagcgttctaggaccaacactcttcatattatacattaacgacctctgtgatcatattataagtaattgtgttctctttgccgatgatattaaactatttaacactaccaacaatgcagctacccttcaaaaagaccttgactttgtgtcggaatggtcaaaaatttggtaactccaaatctcaaccagcaaatgctctgtcttacatattggaaaaaagaatcagaacagtaaatacaagcttgatggacattaccttgtagatgaccctcaccccgtcaaagaccttgcagttttcatatcaaacaatctgtgccaaaacccactgcaactacattgccaaaaaggctttaagagttgtaaacttaatcttgcgtagcttcttctccagaaagattacactactaaccagagcatacaaaacatttgctagaccaattctcaaatacagttcacctgtctggaacccacacctcatttcggacattaatataattaagcgtgtccagaaatattttacaagaagagttctccactcctctgattacaacaaaataccttataccaccagacttgaaatcctgggtttagaaaatttagaactctgccgctttcggcatgacctgagtataactcataaaatcatctgctagaatgtccttcctgtcgaagactacttcagcttcaatcgcaacaatacatgagcatacaatagatttaaacttaaagtgaaccgctccaatcttgattgtagaaaataagacttcaataacagagttgttaatgcctggaatgcattaccagactctgtggtctcttcccaaaatccccaatgctttaaccaaagactatctactattgatctcaccccattctaagaggtctgtaaggggcatgcataagagcatgcctactgttcctgtcctaatgttccctttgattgtatccaattcgtatggttatctcatgcttatacttatatatactgttgtgtttgacaaataaataaataaataaataaaatatatttagtctagtgaaaagaaggctaaggatgacatgatagtagtgttccgatatttgagtggctgccacaaagaagaaggggtcaacctatttgccaaagcaccagaaggcaagaagcaatgattggaaactaaccaaggaaagaaacaacctagaattaagaagaaatttcctgacagtgagaacaataaaccagtggaatggcttgcctttcaAAgtagtaggtgctccatcactggagcttttaaaaagagattggacagtcatttgtctaaaatggtatagggtctactgcttgagtagagggttggactagaagtcttccccttccaactcttgttatactGTTATTCTATATATTTGAGTGAATGACTAGTTCCTTTTATAAATAAAGACAATGATCATCAGAGACCATGCAGGCATGCTTCTCTTGAAATTGTTGTGATGTGCTTTCTTCTGACTTTTTCTGACATTAGGAGATCTGATTCTTGGATTGTAATAAATTTCAAGTGACTCAAGTTCAGCTGAAGAGATAGTCCAATAAGACATAATTTATGTGCAACCCATCTCAAAtagcagaatgaaaaaaaaattaaaaatacttttttaaaaagtgaagtgttatttaactaaaattattttgcaatataaaaaagggaaaatattgaCTTCAGAAGCAAACACTGCAAATGAAacaacacatagaatagaataaaattttattggccaaatgtgattggacacacaaggaatttgtcctggtgcatatgctctcagtgtacataaaagaaaagataccttcatcaaggtacaacacttacaacacttaataatagtcatagggtacaaatttaacacttaatgatacaacatttaatgatagtcatagggtacaaataagcaatcaggaaacaatatcaatataaattgtaaggatacaagcaacaaagttacagtcatacaatcataagtggaaggagatgggtgatgggaacaatgagaagattaatagtagtgcagatttagtaaatagtttgacagtgttgagggaattatctgtttagcagagtgatggccttcgggaaaaaactgttcttgtgtctagttattctggtttgcagtgctctatagcatcgttttgagggtaagagttgaaacagtttatatccaggatgtgagtggtctgtaaatatttacacagccctcttcttgatttgtgcagtatacaggtcctcaatggacctGTGTAGTAAACAGATCCTCAACATTACATATTATATGGAGTTTAAGTAAATCAGGGactattaaaacaaaattatttcataTCCCATGTGATTGTGATATGCAGAACCCATATTACATTATATAATTCAATTCCACTCCAGTACTGTTATCTAATCTATTCCATTCCCTTCTATATAACTTATATTATTAACACATTGTTATTGAAGATGCATGTAATGTAAGAAAAGTCAGGAAGAATTTGCAACTGAATATTTATTATTCCAAAGAGGGACACAAAAGATATCTATCAACCCTGGAGTTTCCACTGCCTGTAGTTTATAAAAGCAAGAGAAAACTAAAACCTCTAGCATTAGCATTATCTTCATCCCTGCCTACCACTAAATGAAATTAACCCACATGAAAAGAAAAGCAAGCTTAACTTTTCAGGCAggcaaattatttttgaaaccGAGTTGGAAAGGTATTGGGGTCTTGCTTCGGTATGCAGGAGAAGGGTCAATAGTTTTTTCCCTTGACCCCAGAAAATGGAATAGGGGGTCCATCTAGTCATCAGCTGAATGCAAAACTTTGAAATGTTTTTGATTAGTACTACTGTTTAGATACAAAGAGAGAGGACTAAATAAAGTTTGATTTTTAATTAAATCCAAATTTGGCAATACAAGACAGGTGGATTAGAAAATATCTAATTATAAACCAGtgtgtttttaattgtttatttggaAAATTTGCTTAATAAGTGGATGATAATATGAAAAATGTGATCTAAGTCTATTATTAAAAGGAATTACATTTAAGtaattgtttatatatatttgtaccTTAGGAGAGAAGCGTCTGccactatctaggattgaactttcAACCTTCCTAGTGGGGAGgctagcatcttcaccactaggccacctcaCTACTCTCttcaaaaatatgtattttagagAATATTGTAGAGAAATGAACTTAAGTCATTAAGTTGTTACGGGAACTAAGGGCTATTATTCAAACATATAACCATACACACTAAATATAAGATAAGGTagttttgtatttctattttctgCTTTAAGGGATTCCATCATGTGTTAAGACAACCTGCCAACTATATATAGGTACCAGACCTCTTCCCCATCCACCACAGTCCTTTTTCTCACACATGGATTTgtcttaggaaaaagaaaaaattctttgAAGAAAATTGTTGTAAATTTCTATTATCTCGGCGTCCCAAACGCTCCCTTTTCTTTTATCCCTTttcaatgatccatctgtcaagctactgaagttcgcagataacacaacagtgattggtctcattcaagacaatgacgaatccgcatatagacgagaggtcgattGACtagccaaaacaatctggaactgaacacgctcaaaaccgtagaaatggtggtagactttaggagaaacccttccatacttccacctctcacaatactagacagtatcaacagtagaaacctttaaatttctaggttctatcatatcgcaagatctaaaatggacagctaacatcaaaaacatcatcaaaaaaggacaacaaagaatgttctttctgcgccaactcagaaagctcaaactgcccaaggagctgctgattcagttctacagaggaattattgagtctgtcatttgcacctctttaactgtctggttcggttctgcaacctaacaagaaaaacacagacttcagaggataattagaactgcagaaaaaataattgctaccaacctgccttccattgaggacctgtatactgcaccagtcaaaaagagggccgtgaaaatatttacagacccctcacatccaggacataaactgtttcaactcctaccctcaaaatgacgctatagagcactgcaaaccagaacaactagacacaaaaacagttccccccccgcccccgaaggccatcactctgctaaacaaataattccctcaacactgtcaaactatttactaaatctgcactactattaatcttctcatcgttcccatcaccaatctctttccacttatgactgtatgactataacttgttgctggcaatccttatgatttatattgatatattgaccatcaattgtgttgtaaatgttgtaccttgatgaaggtatcttttcttttatgtacactgagagcatatgcaccaagacaaattccttgtgtgtccaatcacacttggccaataaaaattctattctattctattctattctattctattctattctattctattgtttaccAATAAATACAATCAATCCTCGTTTGAAACCATGACCAGAGTAGTTAAGTTAGTGTAATTTTTAGAAGCCCCAAAAGGCAGATAGCCTGCCGTCTGCCTGGCACCGGTGATTGCGGAAGAGGGTGAAGAAAAcgcggggggggggtgagggaaCCGACGCTTTGAGGCTAAGAGAAAAGAATCACGCATCGCTCCCGCATCCGCCGCTCACAACATAATCCCCATTCGCTCCCACTTCACTCCACCCAGGGGGAGCCCGGCCGGCCACCACGTGAGCCTTTGCCTAGGACGTCCTCTTCGTGAGCATACAGAGTAGCGGGGTGGAGTTTAGGCCGGTTTTTTCTCCTCCCCAACGCCAGTAATGTCAGATCCGCTGCAGAAGCGCGGCAGACTCtgcaagggaggagggggaggaggggtgtcCGCCGCGCGGCTGACTCGGGTTCCCCCCACTTCTGCTGTGGAAGAGGTGAGCTAAAGGGCAGGACGCCAGGCTCGTTCAAGAAGGTCGCCCTCTTTTGCGCCAAGAAGAAGACAGCTCTCCAACCCTTCCCACAGctcgctttcttttttcttttttaaatcccgAGCGTAAAACGCCTTCAGTCCTGAACGGTCCCGGCTGCCGGCTTCCAAGCGGGAGAAGCCTGAGGGAGGAACAAAGGAGAGCAAGGCAACCGGTGCCGCTTGCCACAAGCGCGGTTGAAGAAGGAGCGCCGCTTGCTAGCGAGGACATTTGCCAGCAGACCGACATTGTCGAGCGGCGGAGCGGGGCGGAAGGGAAGCTGCCTTGGGATCCCTCCTCTCCCCTCGCTGTGCTCTGCGCCGGTGGGTGGGTGATTTTTGATTCGCGCAAAAAGAATAGGGAgcgtgtatgtgcgtgtgtgtgtggatgATTCTTGGATAGGATCCCGTTTTTATTTTCGGTCAATAAGACCTGAAGGTTATTGTGAAGGCGAGGGGCCTCCTGCGGTACCAGCAGCGTGCCTGCGCGAGTGGGCGGAGGTAAAGGGGGCTGCTGGGGGTGCCTTCCCCTCCTTTTCAACGGGGGAATTCAATGGCCACGGCCGCGGAGCTTTGGTGATTCCGGGAAAGGCGCTTCGAATGCTGCAATGCTGCCGACGGCGCTGCTGAAAGGAGGGATCTGAGCGGCGGGGAAAGAGGCTGGGGGAGCCACCCGGCCAGAAGTACCATTCAGACCGCATCCCCCTCACCCTCCCCTTTCTCCGTCCTTCCAGCTTCCTCTGTTTCGATCGGCTTTGGAACTCCGAGGGATTCGGGGTCGCCGGTATAATTAGGTCGGACAGGTGGCCGATCTGAGGTCCGTCTTCCCCCCTTCCCCGTCTTTGCCTAGCTGCGTTTCGCCCTGCCGCTTCGGCGACCCCCCAAAGGCCGTTGGAGAATGGCTACCCTACTCCGGAAAATCGGACTGATTCGCCTTCACAATAGGGACACGGAGGATCCCAAGCACCACCATCACCGGCGCGGCAGCCTCCAGCAGGGCTCCTCTTTGCGAGGCAAAAGCAACCATAAGAATAAGCAGCAGCTGCAAGCCACGCCGGCTAGCGGCTGCGGCAGCCCCAGCAGAGAGAGCTGCAGCAGCCGAGGCGGTAGCCCCGCTCGCAACAAACCCAAGAAGGTCTTGGAGCTGGCGAAGCAGCAGCCGGCGGCGCACGACGCCGGGAAAGAAAAAGCGCAGCAACACGGAGGCGGCAAGGAGGCGGGCTCCGGGAAGGAGCAACCTTCAGGAGGCGGCAGCGGTGTTAGCCGCTCCGGCTCGGCCTTGGTTTCCACGTCTTTGGTGCCGGCCAGCCGGCAGGCGCACTGCACACAAGTGCGCACCCGACGGCTAATGAAAGAGCTGCAGGACATCGCCCGCCTGAGCGACCGCTTCATCTCGGTGGAGCTTGTGGACGAGAGCCTCTTCGACTGGAACGTGAAGCTGCACCAGGTGGACAAGGACTCGGTGCTGTGGCAGGACATGAAGGAGACCAACACCGAATACATCCTTCTCAACCTCACCTTCCCAGACAACTTCCCCTTCGCGCCGCCTTTCATGCGGGTGCTCAGCCCGCGCTTGGAGAACGGCTATGTCCTAGATGGCGGAGCCATCTGCATGGAGCTGCTCACTCCCCGAGGATGGTCAAGCGCCTACACCGTTGAGGCTGTCATGCGCCAGTTTGCCGCTAGCCTTGTGAAAGGCCAGGTAAGGAAGTTTCTCTTCGCTGCTGAGGAATACTAGCGGTGCTGCAGGTGGGAGGCCGCTaggtagaggagagagagagagagagagagagagagagagagacggcctTGATGGAATTGGAATCTGGTCGGATGAAACATGGGAGCTTTCTCTGAGGGCCCCTAAAAGTAGTGCAAACATCTTCTGGCAACTTCATTCTGCCTGTTTAGTAAGGGAAATTTGCTGGATTGGAAATGGCTTGATCTTGACCAGTTTTAGCTAAATGCTTGTGTTGGATTATCTAAGATGCTGCAGCTATCTTGTACAATCTCCAGATGTGGCTCAGCTTGCTTCACTGCCGCATTGTAGAGGACTCTCATGACTTCATTAGTAGATATATCAATATTGCTGGGCTACAGATAAGCCTGCTGGTGATCTTATATAAGACATTTAATCGGGGGCTGAGTTCATAGAGTGTGTTAAACCGAACCGTATAACTGGTTTGGCTTTGACTTTGGCTTAGTGTTTTGTGTAAGCCCAACCCTTCAATGTTTATACACTGAAGTTTATGAAGTAGTAAATAGCATGTACTCAACAGGTGGAGTCCATAGCCCATAAACTATGCTTGAGGTACCGATAGGTCAGGTCAAAAACAGGCACTATGAGGAGGACAGAAATGGTACCTTATTGTTATAGGATATAAGAGCAGATTCTTGAAAGCCTGTCAAAGTTTACCTTCTGTCTCCTCTTATACCAAGCAGAATCAAGGCAGGGTTGTTCTAAGTTTGTTTCTCATGT comes from the Ahaetulla prasina isolate Xishuangbanna chromosome 3, ASM2864084v1, whole genome shotgun sequence genome and includes:
- the UBE2QL1 gene encoding ubiquitin-conjugating enzyme E2Q-like protein 1, whose translation is MATLLRKIGLIRLHNRDTEDPKHHHHRRGSLQQGSSLRGKSNHKNKQQLQATPASGCGSPSRESCSSRGGSPARNKPKKVLELAKQQPAAHDAGKEKAQQHGGGKEAGSGKEQPSGGGSGVSRSGSALVSTSLVPASRQAHCTQVRTRRLMKELQDIARLSDRFISVELVDESLFDWNVKLHQVDKDSVLWQDMKETNTEYILLNLTFPDNFPFAPPFMRVLSPRLENGYVLDGGAICMELLTPRGWSSAYTVEAVMRQFAASLVKGQGRICRKAGKSKKSFSRKEAEATFKSLVKTHEKYGWVTPPVSDG